A DNA window from Fodinibius sp. Rm-B-1B1-1 contains the following coding sequences:
- the murC gene encoding UDP-N-acetylmuramate--L-alanine ligase, with protein sequence MFGRTRHIHMVGIGGIGMSGMAEILLQKDYKVTGSDANMGETIERLQELGADISIGHNAQNIEGADVVVFTSAVQAEENIETKAALEQGIPVIKRAEMLAELMRMKYGVGVAGTHGKTTTTTMIGHVIQDGSFDPTIMVGGKVHSFSKTNAVVGKGDIIVVEADEFDRTFLRLTPSLGVITNIEAEHLDIYDNLEDVKDAFIEFANKVPFYGAVALCLDDPNVRSIIPSIERRTITYGLTPQAQVRAVDIEVDHFTSTFTVINEGEELGQINLEAPGEHNVKNALAAVAVGLELDIDFEEIKSGLERFQGVFRRFQLKTETDDVMVIDDYAHHPTEVQATLDAARKGWKDRRIIAVFQPHLYSRTQELYKEFGTSFFDAEVCVITDVYPSREEPIEGVTGKLIADVAKEYGHRKVHYVEDKTGLPDKLEEIVEPGDVIITMGAGDIYKYGEEFVEKLEAGISKLK encoded by the coding sequence ATTTTCGGGCGCACCCGCCATATCCACATGGTTGGTATTGGTGGCATCGGTATGAGTGGCATGGCTGAGATCCTGCTTCAAAAAGACTACAAAGTAACTGGCTCGGATGCCAACATGGGAGAAACGATTGAGCGTCTGCAAGAGCTCGGTGCTGATATTTCTATCGGCCACAATGCCCAAAATATCGAAGGCGCCGATGTAGTTGTGTTCACCAGTGCCGTGCAAGCCGAAGAAAATATTGAAACCAAGGCCGCACTGGAACAAGGTATTCCCGTTATCAAACGGGCCGAAATGCTGGCCGAACTGATGCGCATGAAGTATGGCGTAGGAGTAGCAGGAACCCACGGCAAAACAACGACTACGACTATGATTGGGCACGTGATCCAGGATGGCAGCTTTGATCCCACTATCATGGTTGGCGGCAAAGTGCACAGTTTTTCCAAGACCAATGCCGTAGTTGGTAAAGGTGATATTATCGTGGTTGAAGCCGATGAGTTTGACCGCACCTTTTTGCGGCTTACGCCAAGTTTGGGGGTTATTACAAATATTGAGGCCGAACATCTGGATATATATGACAACTTAGAGGATGTAAAGGATGCCTTTATCGAATTTGCCAACAAAGTTCCCTTTTACGGGGCCGTAGCACTTTGCCTTGATGATCCGAATGTACGGAGTATTATTCCATCGATAGAACGTCGCACAATCACTTATGGATTAACGCCACAAGCCCAGGTGCGTGCCGTTGATATTGAGGTAGATCATTTTACCAGCACCTTTACCGTAATTAATGAAGGCGAAGAACTTGGTCAAATCAACTTGGAGGCACCCGGCGAACACAATGTGAAAAATGCCTTAGCTGCTGTAGCTGTAGGACTTGAACTGGATATCGATTTCGAAGAGATAAAGTCCGGTCTGGAACGCTTTCAAGGAGTATTTCGACGTTTCCAGCTTAAAACAGAAACCGATGATGTGATGGTGATCGATGATTATGCGCATCATCCAACGGAAGTACAGGCTACGCTTGATGCGGCTCGCAAAGGATGGAAAGACCGTCGCATTATTGCGGTATTTCAGCCACATTTGTATTCGCGAACGCAAGAACTCTACAAAGAATTTGGAACTTCTTTTTTCGATGCCGAGGTGTGCGTTATTACAGATGTGTATCCATCACGCGAAGAACCCATCGAAGGTGTGACTGGAAAATTGATTGCCGACGTCGCCAAGGAATATGGCCACAGAAAGGTGCATTATGTAGAGGATAAAACCGGATTGCCGGACAAGCTTGAAGAAATTGTTGAACCGGGTGATGTAATCATTACGATGGGCGCCGGAGATATTTATAAATATGGAGAAGAATTTGTTGAAAAACTGGAAGCAGGAATATCAAAATTGAAATAA
- the murG gene encoding undecaprenyldiphospho-muramoylpentapeptide beta-N-acetylglucosaminyltransferase, translated as MHSAATKNISSHDGPDSAAMGAVKVLIAAGGTGGHVYPAIAIADALQDSRADTEILFVGTKSHMEWEVVAKAGYDITSIWISGFHRRFTLKNLLFPIKLGTSIVQSFATVKKYNPDVVISCGGYVAGPVGWVAGKMGIPLIIQEQNSYPGVTNRILGKKAVRIFTAFADAEKYFPTDKVKLAGNPTRKSLSIKDRNEALQTFEFNSDKKTLLILGGSGGAKSINEAMQQNINRLHNELDLQIIWQCGKRYFDKLNSKIDTTAFSHLRLKDFIHDMPAAYAAADLVISRAGALSCSELALTGKPSILVPSPNVAGDHQTKNARSMVENGAAELLTDDELNDKLINTVKEIINNDQKLDSMNKAAKQLARPDAANEIATEIVELVKSK; from the coding sequence ATGCATAGCGCTGCAACAAAGAACATATCATCGCACGACGGTCCAGACTCCGCTGCTATGGGTGCTGTTAAAGTACTCATAGCAGCCGGGGGTACTGGCGGTCATGTATACCCGGCCATCGCTATTGCTGATGCGCTACAAGATTCTCGTGCCGATACGGAAATACTCTTTGTGGGTACTAAAAGTCACATGGAATGGGAAGTCGTTGCCAAGGCTGGTTATGATATTACCAGCATCTGGATTAGCGGATTTCATCGCCGATTTACGCTTAAGAACCTGCTATTCCCAATAAAACTGGGAACAAGTATTGTTCAAAGCTTTGCGACTGTCAAAAAGTATAACCCTGATGTGGTTATCTCTTGCGGCGGTTATGTGGCTGGACCCGTCGGATGGGTTGCCGGTAAAATGGGTATCCCATTGATTATCCAAGAGCAAAATAGTTATCCCGGCGTAACCAATCGCATACTGGGGAAAAAAGCCGTACGCATTTTTACGGCCTTTGCTGATGCTGAAAAATATTTTCCGACAGATAAGGTAAAGTTAGCCGGAAATCCTACAAGAAAATCGTTGAGTATAAAAGATCGTAATGAAGCCTTACAAACGTTTGAGTTCAACAGTGATAAAAAGACGCTTCTCATCTTAGGTGGAAGTGGTGGTGCCAAAAGCATCAATGAGGCGATGCAGCAGAATATAAACAGGCTGCATAATGAATTGGATCTACAGATTATTTGGCAATGCGGAAAACGATATTTCGATAAGCTTAATAGTAAAATCGATACAACAGCTTTTAGCCATTTACGACTCAAGGATTTTATCCACGATATGCCAGCTGCTTATGCAGCGGCAGATTTAGTAATAAGTCGTGCCGGGGCCCTCTCCTGTTCGGAGCTGGCTCTAACGGGCAAGCCAAGCATCTTGGTCCCTTCGCCAAATGTAGCCGGTGACCATCAAACAAAAAATGCACGTTCAATGGTGGAAAATGGAGCTGCCGAATTACTGACTGACGATGAGTTAAATGATAAGCTGATAAATACAGTCAAAGAAATCATTAATAATGATCAAAAACTGGATAGTATGAACAAGGCTGCAAAGCAATTAGCGCGACCCGATGCAGCCAATGAAATCGCAACTGAAATCGTAGAATTGGTTAAATCAAAATAA
- the mraY gene encoding phospho-N-acetylmuramoyl-pentapeptide-transferase, with protein MLYELLHWLEVTYEPPGFGAFEFITTRAAIAAAMALFISIMIGKRIIEWLEKMQLREVIREDIGLDTHLGKAHTPTMGGLIILLAILIPAAFWMKMDSIYTWMIILVTLILGIVGFVDDYIKVVKKDKSGLSGRLKVAGQISVGLMLGITLYLWPDFQDFNTLSTVPFLKNVNIDYAILGEALGWIIYIPMVVFVITAVSNAVNLTDGLDGLAAGTSAIAGLILGIFAYVSGRTDFSDFLDIIYLPGAGELTIFAASLVGACMGFLWYNTHPASVFMGDTGSLALGGSFGAIALMLHKELLLPIICGIFFVETISVIIQTTYFKYTRRKYGEGKRVFLMTPIHHHFEKKGLPESKIVVRFWIIAVLLGILSLLTLKLR; from the coding sequence ATGTTATACGAACTCTTACATTGGTTGGAAGTAACCTATGAGCCACCGGGCTTTGGTGCTTTTGAATTTATCACTACGCGTGCCGCTATAGCTGCTGCTATGGCATTGTTTATCAGCATCATGATAGGCAAACGTATTATCGAATGGCTCGAAAAGATGCAGCTGCGCGAAGTCATCCGTGAAGATATTGGACTCGACACCCACTTGGGGAAGGCTCATACCCCAACTATGGGAGGACTAATCATCTTGTTGGCAATCTTGATTCCAGCCGCTTTCTGGATGAAAATGGACAGTATTTACACTTGGATGATTATTTTAGTCACACTCATTTTGGGGATCGTTGGCTTTGTAGATGATTATATCAAAGTAGTTAAAAAAGATAAATCTGGACTAAGTGGAAGGCTCAAAGTAGCCGGGCAAATATCTGTAGGATTAATGCTCGGCATCACGCTCTATTTGTGGCCCGACTTTCAGGACTTTAATACACTTTCTACCGTTCCGTTTCTGAAGAACGTAAATATCGATTACGCCATTTTAGGCGAAGCACTCGGATGGATTATATATATCCCCATGGTTGTTTTTGTGATTACTGCCGTAAGTAATGCCGTCAACTTAACCGATGGTCTTGATGGACTTGCGGCGGGTACGTCGGCCATTGCAGGACTTATTCTTGGTATTTTTGCTTATGTCTCCGGGCGAACCGACTTCTCAGATTTTCTCGATATCATTTACCTGCCGGGAGCTGGCGAACTCACCATTTTTGCAGCATCCCTGGTAGGAGCCTGCATGGGCTTTTTATGGTATAATACGCATCCCGCTTCGGTGTTTATGGGTGATACCGGATCGTTAGCCCTTGGTGGATCATTTGGCGCCATTGCATTGATGCTGCATAAAGAACTACTACTGCCCATTATCTGTGGGATATTTTTCGTAGAAACGATATCCGTAATCATCCAGACAACCTATTTCAAATATACCCGGCGAAAATATGGTGAAGGTAAGCGCGTATTTTTGATGACGCCAATCCATCACCACTTCGAAAAAAAGGGACTTCCAGAATCTAAAATCGTCGTACGTTTTTGGATTATTGCGGTACTTCTTGGAATTCTAAGCCTCTTAACTCTCAAGTTACGATGA
- a CDS encoding penicillin-binding transpeptidase domain-containing protein, with translation MKNHSAILNRMFMVFGLVLLVPFTIGLQLVRVNFVEGDELRQLWNEQAIDYIPIPAQRGNIYDEDGSLLVTNNVVYKAAIDPKINGLTSDQISQVCDSLAKYTGQSARFYRQKINRAPNRSRYVVLNKRINTEAYQALQQLDIRGVILEEEYKRKYNFETLAAHTLGFVNHDLTGMSGLEKEYNEKLSGEDGVQQVRRDRNGRIYAYLGAPRKQPRQGYSLHTTIDSHIQAIVEEELKAGIEKTRSTSGSAIVMDPQTGAIKAMANYPTFNPNNPASLDKTNRRNFTISDMIEPGSTFKLVTAIAAVEQNKVKLNEQFETPEDGKTLIHGQWMRDHDPLGTLSFPEVIQKSSNIATAEIAMRLSKDAFYQYARNLGFGTPTNIDLPNEKSGRLSKPYEWSQVSLPWMSIGYELQVTPIQLAQAYAAFANGGTMMRPYLVKQITNGQGNIVSRTENVPVREIAKKSTIEKLYPIFKDVVSDSGTANYAQVPGLSIVGKTGTAQKYIDGQYRNEYRSSFVGVFPAENPKYVTLIVLDDPDTYPPYGGVTAGPIFRETANRIAGLDDDIEKQILQQEQDNDVWAYTPNLKGLTKEDAQALLTNQNLSYEFDGTGDWVVDQSPDSGNELSPKDNITLSLSNSISQNEVKELSEGYSTIPDVGGMSMRKASVLLNSRGFEIKMIGSGTIYTQFPRPGDTMKHGRTVTVRGKAKPLESLTTNGVSE, from the coding sequence ATGAAGAATCATTCTGCCATACTAAATCGCATGTTTATGGTCTTTGGACTGGTACTGCTGGTTCCATTTACCATTGGACTACAGCTGGTCCGCGTTAATTTTGTGGAGGGCGATGAGTTACGTCAACTCTGGAACGAACAAGCAATTGATTATATCCCCATACCGGCGCAGCGGGGCAACATTTATGATGAGGACGGCAGTCTGTTAGTAACTAACAACGTAGTATATAAAGCTGCAATCGATCCCAAAATAAATGGCTTAACTTCTGACCAAATTTCTCAGGTTTGTGATTCATTGGCAAAATATACCGGACAATCTGCAAGATTTTATCGACAAAAAATTAATCGTGCCCCAAACCGATCACGATATGTCGTCTTGAACAAACGAATTAATACTGAAGCCTATCAGGCACTGCAACAGCTCGACATTCGTGGAGTCATTTTGGAAGAAGAATATAAACGCAAATATAATTTCGAAACTTTAGCTGCCCATACCCTTGGTTTTGTAAACCACGATCTAACTGGTATGTCAGGACTTGAAAAGGAATACAATGAGAAACTTAGCGGTGAAGATGGTGTGCAGCAAGTTCGACGAGATCGAAATGGGCGCATCTATGCCTATTTGGGTGCACCACGTAAACAACCACGCCAAGGGTATTCGCTGCATACTACGATTGATTCACACATTCAAGCTATTGTAGAAGAAGAACTTAAAGCCGGGATTGAGAAAACCAGATCTACCAGCGGTTCTGCTATTGTCATGGATCCCCAGACAGGTGCCATTAAAGCAATGGCGAACTATCCCACATTCAACCCTAACAACCCTGCATCCCTTGACAAAACAAACCGCAGGAATTTTACGATCTCGGATATGATCGAACCCGGCTCTACTTTTAAACTCGTAACAGCTATTGCCGCAGTTGAACAAAACAAAGTCAAACTTAATGAACAGTTTGAGACTCCTGAGGATGGTAAAACATTGATTCACGGCCAATGGATGCGTGACCACGATCCGCTTGGGACCCTTTCATTTCCCGAAGTTATTCAAAAATCATCAAATATTGCCACGGCAGAAATTGCTATGCGCCTTTCCAAGGATGCATTTTACCAGTATGCCCGTAATCTTGGATTTGGAACTCCTACAAATATTGATCTTCCAAACGAAAAAAGTGGCCGCTTATCTAAACCCTATGAATGGAGCCAGGTCTCATTACCATGGATGTCGATAGGCTACGAATTACAAGTCACTCCTATTCAGTTGGCGCAGGCTTATGCCGCCTTTGCCAACGGTGGTACGATGATGCGTCCCTATCTGGTAAAACAGATAACTAATGGGCAAGGAAATATCGTTTCCAGAACTGAGAACGTACCAGTCCGAGAAATTGCCAAGAAATCTACGATCGAAAAACTGTATCCTATTTTTAAAGACGTTGTTTCTGATTCGGGTACTGCTAATTACGCGCAAGTACCCGGGCTTTCCATTGTTGGCAAAACCGGAACGGCACAGAAGTATATTGACGGGCAGTACCGTAATGAGTACCGCTCCTCTTTTGTAGGGGTATTTCCGGCTGAAAATCCCAAATATGTAACACTCATTGTATTAGATGATCCCGATACCTATCCCCCTTATGGAGGTGTTACGGCTGGACCTATTTTTAGAGAAACAGCCAATCGTATTGCCGGCCTGGATGATGATATTGAAAAACAGATTTTGCAACAGGAACAAGACAACGATGTTTGGGCTTATACTCCTAATCTTAAAGGATTAACGAAAGAAGATGCCCAAGCCCTGCTGACCAACCAAAATCTCTCCTACGAATTTGATGGAACCGGGGACTGGGTTGTAGACCAATCTCCTGACAGCGGAAACGAACTATCACCAAAAGATAATATTACCCTATCACTGTCGAACAGTATCTCACAAAACGAGGTTAAAGAGCTGTCTGAAGGATATTCAACCATTCCTGATGTAGGCGGTATGAGCATGCGAAAGGCTTCTGTACTATTGAACAGCCGTGGTTTTGAAATAAAAATGATTGGCTCAGGAACAATTTATACCCAATTTCCGCGTCCCGGCGACACGATGAAGCACGGTCGTACTGTAACAGTACGTGGAAAGGCTAAGCCATTGGAATCATTAACCACAAATGGTGTCAGCGAATGA
- a CDS encoding cell division protein FtsQ/DivIB — translation MTKNKQHTKSQNSTSAWPWIAGAVLVLGLAIVGGLYWSSTMKVEQVQFSGNHFVSEKDLKLIDVPTGMHPDSMDFGAIRNDFEKLAYVKHADISVAPNGKMSIGINEREPIALLVDGSKKIYVDNEGIRLPIVPGKAVDVPILYGFSAAPMQDTLNNEAFGTVSEFLNSVRQSDVSDATISEIAWTSSNEGIVALTSQNGVKLIFGKGDFKNRLRNWEAFYGEVIKKKGIEKMRSVDLRFEGQIVTREQ, via the coding sequence ATGACTAAAAACAAGCAACATACTAAATCCCAAAACAGCACAAGCGCCTGGCCGTGGATTGCCGGTGCGGTATTAGTGTTGGGACTGGCTATTGTTGGAGGACTTTATTGGAGCTCAACAATGAAGGTTGAGCAGGTACAGTTTTCAGGGAATCATTTTGTATCCGAAAAGGACCTGAAACTTATTGATGTACCTACCGGCATGCACCCTGACAGTATGGACTTCGGTGCTATCAGAAATGATTTTGAAAAGCTTGCTTACGTCAAACATGCCGACATCAGTGTAGCGCCAAATGGGAAAATGAGTATCGGCATTAACGAACGTGAACCAATTGCTCTGCTTGTTGACGGCAGCAAAAAAATCTATGTGGATAACGAAGGTATTCGACTGCCAATAGTACCTGGCAAGGCGGTGGATGTCCCCATTTTGTATGGGTTTTCGGCAGCCCCCATGCAGGATACGTTAAATAACGAAGCCTTTGGGACCGTTTCGGAATTTTTAAACTCGGTGCGTCAAAGTGATGTTTCGGATGCTACCATTAGTGAAATAGCATGGACATCCTCAAACGAAGGCATTGTCGCACTGACAAGCCAAAATGGTGTAAAACTGATTTTTGGGAAAGGAGATTTTAAGAATCGACTTCGCAACTGGGAAGCATTTTATGGCGAAGTCATCAAAAAGAAAGGTATTGAAAAGATGCGTTCTGTTGACCTTCGATTTGAGGGACAGATTGTAACTCGTGAACAATAA
- the murD gene encoding UDP-N-acetylmuramoyl-L-alanine--D-glutamate ligase — protein sequence MIDVANRHIVVVGAARSGLAAASLLKRKGAAVFVTDHGPIEDSAKEKLSRLNINFEERGHTEKAKGAAFLVISPGVPTEAPLVQEYLNNGKKVFSEIEVASWFNKSPIVAVTGSNGKTTVTNWLDHTWKKAGRKHVTAGNIGYAFSDTVDSTTNDGEALLEVSSFQLDHIATFKPHISLLLNITADHLDRYDEDFSKYAASKFRITENQTTDDWFIYNYDDPTITNHVSSLKKKENGPRLLAFSNKQEIQEEDGAFVRDQNIILKIDQQEEVLMPTNDVRLSGKHNLNNGLATALAARASEIKSDIIRESLRTFEGVEHRLEQVRTVNGVKYINDSKATNINAVWYALDSFDVPLTLILGGRDKGNDYSELVGQIREKVHTVIAIGEAKPMIEEQLKSIVPHFKTAKTMNDAVRSAKEGAKRGEVVLLSPACSSFDMYDNYEHRGNEFKKAVNRL from the coding sequence ATGATAGATGTAGCAAATAGACATATCGTCGTTGTCGGTGCCGCCCGTAGCGGACTGGCCGCAGCATCGTTGCTTAAGCGCAAAGGGGCAGCCGTATTTGTAACTGATCACGGCCCGATTGAGGATTCTGCAAAAGAAAAATTGAGTCGCCTTAATATCAACTTTGAAGAACGCGGACATACTGAAAAGGCTAAAGGGGCAGCATTTTTAGTCATTAGTCCCGGCGTACCTACGGAAGCACCCTTAGTACAAGAATATTTAAACAACGGGAAAAAAGTATTTTCAGAAATTGAAGTGGCCAGCTGGTTTAACAAAAGCCCCATTGTGGCCGTAACTGGTAGTAACGGAAAAACAACAGTCACAAATTGGCTTGATCACACTTGGAAAAAAGCCGGCCGTAAACATGTAACCGCTGGCAATATCGGGTATGCATTTTCTGATACTGTGGACAGCACTACTAACGATGGTGAGGCGCTGTTAGAAGTAAGCAGTTTTCAGCTGGATCACATTGCTACTTTTAAACCGCATATCAGTCTGTTACTGAATATTACCGCTGATCATCTGGATCGCTATGACGAGGATTTTTCGAAATATGCAGCTTCAAAATTTCGCATTACCGAAAACCAAACTACAGACGATTGGTTTATTTACAACTACGATGATCCTACGATTACAAACCATGTATCATCACTGAAAAAAAAAGAAAATGGACCACGTCTCTTGGCTTTCTCGAACAAGCAGGAGATTCAAGAAGAAGACGGAGCATTTGTTCGAGACCAAAACATCATCCTAAAAATAGACCAACAGGAAGAGGTGCTCATGCCAACTAATGATGTACGACTTTCAGGTAAACACAATTTAAATAACGGGCTGGCAACAGCTCTTGCGGCCCGGGCTTCTGAAATCAAAAGTGATATTATTCGCGAAAGTCTGCGCACGTTCGAAGGAGTTGAACATCGCCTCGAACAAGTGCGAACAGTGAATGGAGTGAAGTATATCAACGATAGTAAAGCCACGAATATAAATGCAGTTTGGTATGCGCTGGATAGCTTTGATGTACCTCTAACCCTGATTTTAGGCGGACGTGATAAAGGAAATGATTACTCGGAATTGGTAGGCCAGATCCGCGAAAAAGTACATACGGTTATTGCGATTGGAGAAGCAAAACCCATGATTGAAGAGCAACTAAAATCGATAGTTCCGCACTTTAAAACGGCAAAAACCATGAATGATGCAGTACGATCTGCTAAAGAGGGAGCAAAGCGCGGCGAGGTAGTTTTGCTAAGCCCCGCCTGCTCTTCATTTGATATGTATGATAACTACGAACATCGAGGTAATGAATTTAAAAAAGCAGTAAATCGACTTTAA
- a CDS encoding UDP-N-acetylmuramoyl-L-alanyl-D-glutamate--2,6-diaminopimelate ligase, with translation MNLKKLIALCKPIEVSGPEPDTIGMLCNDSRKVTPGDVFIAIEGFQADGHTFIDDAIDNGASIVISEKPFHTDKEVCVIQAEDTRALIGPLAQEFYDNPAQRLTIVGITGTNGKTTVANLVYQSLQNLGANPSLLGTVAKHIGNQKMDSTLTTSDPIELAADMAQMVEAGSTHLVMEVSSHALDQLRVRGIDFQIAAFTNLSHDHLDYHEDLTSYAEAKKILFDNLDPDATAVINGDDDKARFMVMDCPAKVIDFSFKKALNVDCQVLENTMDGLIIRIDKTMVESPLVGIFNAYNLAQAFIICTVMGYSNQEVKEALENAPGAAGRLERVAGSEAEYNPVILVDYAHTPDALENVASTLAAVKAEQQQLHIVFGCGGNRDKTKRPTMAQIAEQYGDNITVTSDNPRDEDPDAIIDDIMKGFENPQKVKRITDRKKAIEYVIKHAAPNTMILIAGKGHETYQEIRGERFDFDDRLIARNALGNRNVNPKNEDS, from the coding sequence ATGAATCTGAAAAAACTAATAGCACTTTGCAAACCAATTGAGGTCTCTGGTCCGGAACCTGACACCATCGGTATGCTCTGTAACGACTCTCGCAAAGTAACACCTGGTGATGTCTTTATTGCTATTGAAGGATTCCAGGCTGATGGACATACCTTTATTGATGATGCCATTGATAACGGGGCTTCGATTGTAATATCAGAAAAGCCTTTCCATACCGATAAAGAAGTTTGTGTTATCCAAGCTGAAGATACACGAGCTTTGATAGGACCATTGGCTCAAGAATTTTACGATAATCCAGCTCAAAGACTAACGATTGTTGGTATTACCGGTACAAATGGCAAAACCACCGTTGCAAACTTGGTGTACCAAAGCCTACAGAATCTTGGAGCGAACCCTTCCCTTCTGGGGACGGTTGCCAAACACATTGGTAATCAAAAAATGGATAGTACGTTGACCACCTCTGACCCTATTGAGCTTGCAGCTGATATGGCTCAAATGGTCGAAGCTGGTTCTACACACCTGGTGATGGAAGTTTCCTCACATGCTCTTGATCAACTGCGTGTTCGTGGAATTGATTTTCAAATTGCTGCCTTTACAAACCTCAGCCACGACCATCTGGATTATCACGAAGATTTAACCTCCTATGCCGAGGCAAAGAAAATATTATTTGATAACCTTGACCCCGATGCTACAGCTGTCATTAATGGTGATGATGATAAAGCCAGATTTATGGTGATGGATTGCCCAGCAAAGGTTATAGACTTCAGCTTTAAGAAAGCACTCAACGTTGATTGTCAAGTGCTTGAAAACACCATGGATGGGCTTATCATCCGTATCGATAAAACAATGGTTGAAAGCCCACTCGTTGGCATCTTCAATGCCTATAATCTGGCGCAAGCATTTATCATTTGCACAGTTATGGGATATAGTAACCAAGAAGTAAAAGAAGCCTTAGAAAATGCCCCGGGGGCAGCAGGTCGGCTCGAGCGCGTTGCTGGCTCAGAAGCAGAATACAATCCCGTTATTCTCGTGGATTATGCTCACACTCCCGATGCTTTGGAAAATGTAGCCTCTACCCTGGCTGCTGTCAAAGCTGAACAACAGCAACTCCATATTGTATTTGGATGTGGCGGGAATCGGGATAAAACAAAGCGCCCTACAATGGCGCAGATTGCCGAACAGTATGGCGATAACATAACCGTTACTTCAGACAATCCCCGGGACGAAGATCCTGATGCTATCATTGATGACATCATGAAAGGCTTCGAGAATCCCCAAAAGGTTAAGCGCATCACAGACCGCAAAAAAGCAATCGAATATGTAATAAAACATGCAGCGCCCAATACCATGATTTTAATTGCGGGCAAAGGTCACGAGACCTATCAGGAAATTAGAGGAGAGCGATTTGATTTTGATGATCGATTAATTGCTCGTAATGCATTAGGAAACCGAAATGTGAACCCTAAAAATGAGGATTCCTAA
- a CDS encoding putative peptidoglycan glycosyltransferase FtsW, with the protein MLYTTPKNNISSILGTSPDDIDTPKQGSDRFLLVSVILLMIFGMLAVYSSIAFFAETKHTTAGSLVVGHAVKVGIAFLAMLIVSKIDYHLLAKFSRLGVIVSWILLIIVLGFGNEVFGAKRSLNIGGFSFQPASFAIPTLLIHISVLLERKQDYIKDFKRAFLPIMFWVIITCGLIGIEDFSSAALLFALSLLVMFVGRVSMTQLSTLVLIGLLGASAFVWQSPERQSRIDQYVDQIVDINSTEFNVSEGYQAQQAHIAIAQGELFGVGIGKSTQRNFLPAPYNDFIFAIIAEEYGLVGSGLVILIFTVILFRGIAKIAKNAPDIMGMLIAVGCTLTIVLYGFINAGVASGLLPVTGLPMPFVSYGGTNILFAGIMIGILMNISKYDSSKKAVFYA; encoded by the coding sequence ATGCTATACACAACGCCAAAAAATAACATATCATCGATACTGGGCACCAGCCCGGACGACATCGATACACCCAAGCAGGGTAGTGATCGTTTCTTGCTGGTATCGGTAATACTGCTGATGATTTTCGGCATGCTGGCGGTGTATTCGTCTATTGCCTTTTTTGCGGAGACGAAACATACCACTGCAGGCAGCCTTGTAGTAGGGCATGCCGTAAAAGTGGGTATTGCCTTTCTGGCTATGCTTATTGTTTCAAAAATTGACTATCATCTGCTGGCTAAATTTAGCCGACTGGGCGTTATTGTCAGCTGGATACTCCTGATTATAGTTCTTGGATTTGGGAATGAAGTATTTGGAGCAAAACGATCTTTAAATATTGGAGGATTTTCATTCCAGCCAGCGTCATTTGCAATCCCCACCCTGTTAATTCATATCTCAGTTTTATTAGAGCGAAAACAGGATTATATCAAAGACTTTAAACGCGCCTTCTTGCCCATCATGTTTTGGGTGATTATCACCTGTGGACTTATTGGTATCGAGGATTTTAGTAGTGCAGCACTACTCTTTGCACTTTCACTATTGGTGATGTTTGTGGGTCGAGTCAGTATGACGCAGTTGAGTACCCTGGTATTGATTGGCCTGCTTGGCGCCAGTGCCTTTGTGTGGCAATCCCCAGAACGCCAGAGCCGAATTGACCAATATGTAGATCAAATTGTTGATATCAACAGCACGGAATTTAACGTCAGTGAAGGATATCAGGCACAACAAGCTCATATTGCCATTGCGCAAGGTGAACTATTCGGAGTAGGAATCGGAAAAAGTACACAACGCAATTTCCTGCCAGCTCCTTATAATGATTTCATCTTTGCCATCATCGCTGAAGAGTATGGCCTTGTAGGTTCTGGGCTGGTTATTCTGATATTCACTGTTATCCTATTCCGCGGCATCGCGAAAATTGCCAAAAATGCCCCGGATATCATGGGAATGCTCATCGCCGTGGGCTGTACCCTAACTATTGTTCTATATGGATTTATTAATGCCGGCGTAGCAAGTGGATTGCTGCCCGTTACTGGTCTGCCTATGCCATTTGTGAGTTACGGAGGTACCAACATTCTCTTTGCAGGCATTATGATAGGTATCCTAATGAATATTTCGAAATACGACAGTAGCAAAAAAGCGGTGTTTTATGCATAG